The Marispirochaeta aestuarii genome contains a region encoding:
- a CDS encoding TRAP transporter large permease, with protein sequence MTTALFILVGFLGLMILGMPIGYSMLVTAILTLKTFHEAIPLSIVPQRIFAGVNNFILLCIPFFMLAGEMMAITPLFEKLIKLFRAFLGHVRGGLSHVNIVVSMFFAGITGAATADTSAVGGLLIPAMEKDGYTRSYATAVTVSSSTIGVIIPPSNLMIVAALATSSSVAVLFMAGIVPGILSGLGQLVVSLIYAKRKGFPAAHRMSWKDRVQVFWAGIPAIGIPVIIFGGILGGVFTPTEAAAMTVFYAVIVGIFLLRSFPSWSLLYKTLLTVVQRLGAVMLAVGAAMVLGWIFAIAQIPMAVGNWITSVTTNPILITLGMLATFLIIGTFLDPLPAILIFTPIFLPIATQIGMGKVHFTITMVFGFVIGLITPPVGSCLYVGAAISGLRVEQFLRDLIPFIIAISLVLVLIAFFPPVVEFVPNLLFE encoded by the coding sequence ATGACAACAGCACTTTTTATTCTGGTCGGATTTCTGGGCCTGATGATTCTGGGCATGCCCATCGGGTATTCAATGCTGGTTACGGCAATATTAACCCTTAAAACCTTTCATGAGGCTATTCCCCTTTCCATCGTACCACAGAGGATCTTTGCGGGGGTAAACAACTTTATTCTGCTGTGCATACCCTTCTTTATGCTGGCCGGGGAGATGATGGCCATAACACCGCTGTTTGAAAAGCTGATCAAGCTTTTCCGGGCTTTTCTGGGTCATGTAAGAGGCGGGCTCTCCCATGTGAATATCGTTGTAAGCATGTTTTTTGCCGGGATTACCGGCGCGGCCACCGCGGATACTTCTGCTGTCGGCGGACTACTTATCCCGGCCATGGAAAAAGACGGGTATACCCGCAGTTATGCCACGGCCGTAACCGTGAGCTCCTCCACCATAGGGGTGATCATTCCCCCCAGCAATCTGATGATTGTCGCGGCCCTGGCAACCAGCTCTTCAGTAGCCGTCCTCTTTATGGCGGGAATTGTTCCGGGGATACTCTCCGGCCTGGGGCAGCTGGTGGTCAGCCTGATCTATGCTAAACGCAAGGGCTTCCCCGCCGCTCACCGAATGAGCTGGAAGGATCGTGTACAGGTATTCTGGGCCGGGATTCCGGCCATCGGTATTCCCGTCATTATCTTCGGCGGAATCCTGGGCGGGGTTTTTACCCCCACCGAAGCCGCTGCCATGACGGTATTTTACGCTGTAATTGTGGGCATTTTTCTGCTGCGGAGTTTTCCCTCATGGTCACTTCTGTACAAAACCCTGCTAACGGTGGTGCAGCGCCTCGGGGCGGTAATGCTTGCCGTGGGGGCGGCCATGGTTCTGGGCTGGATCTTCGCAATCGCGCAGATTCCAATGGCCGTCGGTAACTGGATAACCTCGGTAACGACGAATCCGATCCTTATTACCCTGGGAATGCTCGCGACCTTTCTTATTATCGGTACCTTCCTGGATCCCCTGCCGGCCATCCTGATCTTTACCCCCATATTTCTGCCGATTGCCACCCAGATCGGCATGGGCAAGGTCCACTTTACGATAACCATGGTGTTCGGTTTTGTCATCGGTCTGATTACACCGCCGGTGGGGTCCTGTCTGTATGTGGGAGCGGCGATAAGCGGATTGCGGGTAGAGCAGTTTCTGCGGGATCTGATACCCTTCATCATCGCGATCTCACTGGTTCTGGTGCTGATCGCTTTTTTCCCGCCTGTTGTAGAATTTGTACCGAATTTATTGTTTGAATAG
- a CDS encoding TRAP transporter small permease: MLKENPLRRTFSVLNKIIEVTSVVILVLVSLVVFYSVLLRYVFKSPLAWSEEVARYMFIWMVFLGFSVAEKSGDHFRIEVFIEMVPAKIRLVIEVLLNLLIFYALFVLFQEGLIYYDQGKSGLSTILEMPLNYIYIALPVSMVLTFLNRLDTAQKQIRTLIGDIMSEAAEKRAGGDGK; this comes from the coding sequence ATGTTGAAGGAGAATCCGCTGAGAAGAACATTCAGCGTATTGAACAAGATAATCGAGGTGACATCCGTTGTTATTCTCGTACTCGTGAGCCTGGTGGTGTTTTATTCAGTACTGCTGCGCTACGTGTTTAAAAGTCCCCTCGCCTGGTCCGAAGAGGTGGCGAGATACATGTTTATCTGGATGGTCTTCCTCGGCTTTTCTGTCGCGGAAAAGAGCGGCGACCATTTCAGGATCGAAGTCTTTATCGAGATGGTTCCCGCAAAGATAAGGCTTGTTATTGAAGTTCTCCTGAACCTTCTGATTTTCTATGCCCTGTTCGTGCTGTTCCAGGAGGGCCTCATTTATTACGACCAGGGCAAAAGCGGGTTGTCCACAATCCTCGAGATGCCCCTCAATTATATTTACATTGCCCTGCCTGTTTCCATGGTTCTAACCTTTCTGAACAGGCTCGATACTGCCCAGAAGCAGATACGAACCCTAATCGGAGACATTATGAGCGAAGCAGCGGAGAAGAGAGCAGGAGGAGACGGTAAATGA
- a CDS encoding TRAP transporter substrate-binding protein produces MKRIAVLLLLVCLAAGSAFAGGQGESASDAGKGSEVIKMTMASSQPPEGGYMGDMAFKFKEYLKEESNGRIELTVHHSGALSSNERELLEMAQAGSVDFSMGATTYVLGWAPSFKIFDLPYLFDSVDHFDRVVFGEVGDVLEAECADDGVILLGQIIPGFRSIFTAKKEVRSYSDLQGLKIRSMESPVYIEMFKRLGMLPTPMPSSELYTALQTGVVDAGENDPASVVSWGWIDVIKYYMLDKHTLSSNVLVMNKAKFDSFDPELQDAILRASERAIRYQFEYIQGAWEDSMQKIRDKGITVVELSESELDKFRASVAPIVDKYEKEIGKNLVQMVKDAR; encoded by the coding sequence ATGAAACGGATTGCAGTGTTGCTTCTTCTGGTATGTCTGGCGGCAGGTTCCGCCTTTGCCGGAGGACAGGGAGAGAGCGCTTCGGATGCGGGGAAAGGCAGCGAAGTTATCAAGATGACCATGGCTTCCAGCCAGCCCCCGGAGGGCGGTTATATGGGAGATATGGCATTCAAGTTTAAGGAGTATCTCAAAGAGGAATCCAACGGACGGATCGAACTTACCGTGCATCATTCCGGGGCTCTGAGTTCCAACGAACGGGAACTCCTCGAGATGGCTCAGGCGGGAAGCGTGGATTTTTCCATGGGTGCCACCACCTATGTTCTGGGCTGGGCCCCCTCGTTCAAGATTTTCGATCTGCCCTACCTCTTTGACAGTGTGGATCATTTTGACCGGGTAGTTTTCGGCGAGGTAGGGGATGTTCTGGAGGCCGAGTGCGCCGACGACGGGGTCATACTGCTGGGACAGATAATCCCTGGCTTCCGGAGTATATTCACCGCCAAGAAGGAGGTCCGCTCCTATAGCGATCTCCAAGGTCTCAAGATCCGCAGTATGGAGAGTCCGGTATACATCGAGATGTTCAAGCGTCTTGGAATGCTGCCCACGCCCATGCCCTCATCGGAACTCTATACCGCCCTCCAGACAGGCGTGGTGGATGCCGGTGAAAATGATCCTGCCAGCGTAGTCAGCTGGGGATGGATCGACGTCATCAAGTACTACATGCTGGACAAGCACACCTTGAGCTCCAATGTGCTGGTAATGAACAAGGCGAAGTTCGATTCCTTTGATCCGGAGTTGCAGGACGCCATATTAAGGGCGTCGGAGCGCGCGATTCGCTATCAGTTCGAATACATCCAGGGCGCCTGGGAAGACTCGATGCAGAAAATCCGCGATAAAGGGATTACGGTTGTCGAGTTGAGTGAATCGGAACTTGACAAGTTCCGGGCGAGCGTCGCCCCCATCGTCGACAAGTACGAGAAGGAGATCGGCAAGAACCTGGTGCAGATGGTTAAAGACGCCAGGTAA
- a CDS encoding glycyl radical protein, whose translation MGISKRGQSLKDQVVSCTPSISAERAEIVTRSYKKYGHEDPLILRARALEDILDNKTLYILENDLLAGNQAPRPRCAEVFPEFSTRWILKELDDFEKRDSDIFTIDESVKGSLRNILPWWEGRCVQDRVLQLLPQEIESANRELVFILTSLSSGVGHIAVDYERCIRYGLRRIIDDSSRLEAALITDSQEAIEKRNFYRALRIVCEALIRFARRCSSYAQKLAAEETDPERRKELSGIAEICSRIPDEPARTFHEALQSFWFVHLVLQIESNGHSISPGRFDQYMYPWYRRDLDAGLLTRDRARELLENLWIKMNELIKLRDLTGSKAFGGYPLFQNLIVGGVDEYGRDASNELSYLCMEVTRDLKLPQPSFSVRWHAGTPRRFMTEAASVVKGGFGMPAFFNDEVIIPMMLDMGYSFDEARNYAEVGCVEPQTAGTTEGYYPSGFMNLSKVLELTLNNGTNPLTGNRIGVQTGKDFDNFADFHEAYLTQLGYFCDLMADAINCIDSVQGRYVPTPFCSCFVDDCLESGTDVRRGGARYNFSSPNVVALANVADALMVLKEAVFKEKKVSYGSLRTILRDNYDGNEVLRQRFLKNYPKYGNDNDEVDSFARDITLFLDKRFRRRKNVRGGCFFVGLQSISAHALFVNSLGATPDGRKMETLLADGGCSPAQGRDRLGPTAIACSVAKIDHFKVPNGTLLNIKLNPSLLETAEGIQHLITLIESYFTMKGQHVQFNVVSADVLRAAQKSPEEYGDLVVRVAGFSVYFVSIDRILQEDIIQRTEQSSFG comes from the coding sequence ATGGGAATCAGTAAGCGTGGTCAGTCTCTGAAGGATCAGGTAGTCAGCTGCACACCTTCCATCTCCGCCGAACGGGCGGAGATTGTAACCCGTTCCTATAAGAAATATGGACATGAGGACCCCCTGATTCTGCGTGCCAGGGCTCTGGAGGATATCCTTGACAATAAAACCCTCTATATTCTTGAAAACGATCTCCTGGCCGGGAACCAGGCGCCCCGGCCCCGCTGTGCCGAGGTTTTTCCGGAATTCTCAACCCGCTGGATCCTGAAAGAGCTTGATGATTTTGAAAAGCGGGATTCGGATATTTTCACCATCGATGAAAGCGTCAAAGGGAGTCTGCGGAATATTCTTCCCTGGTGGGAGGGCAGGTGTGTTCAGGACAGGGTGTTGCAGTTGCTGCCGCAGGAAATCGAATCCGCCAACCGGGAGCTGGTCTTTATTCTGACCTCCCTGTCCAGCGGCGTCGGACATATCGCCGTCGATTACGAACGCTGCATCCGTTACGGTCTGCGCAGGATCATCGATGATTCTTCCCGCCTCGAAGCTGCCCTGATCACGGACTCACAGGAAGCAATCGAAAAGAGGAATTTCTACCGGGCGCTACGGATCGTCTGTGAGGCCCTTATCCGCTTTGCCCGGCGATGCAGCAGCTATGCACAGAAGCTTGCGGCAGAAGAGACGGATCCTGAGCGCCGGAAGGAGCTCTCGGGAATAGCTGAGATTTGTTCCAGGATTCCGGATGAGCCCGCCAGAACCTTTCATGAAGCCCTGCAGTCCTTCTGGTTTGTTCATCTCGTTCTGCAGATCGAATCGAACGGACACAGTATTTCTCCCGGAAGGTTTGACCAGTATATGTATCCCTGGTATCGGAGGGACCTTGACGCCGGTCTTCTTACCCGGGATCGTGCGCGGGAGCTGCTGGAGAACCTCTGGATAAAGATGAACGAGCTTATCAAGCTGCGGGATCTGACGGGCTCAAAGGCCTTCGGCGGTTACCCCCTCTTTCAGAACCTCATCGTTGGCGGGGTAGACGAATACGGCAGGGATGCCTCCAACGAGCTCTCCTACCTGTGCATGGAGGTTACCCGGGATTTGAAGCTTCCCCAGCCCTCCTTTTCCGTTCGCTGGCATGCCGGGACACCCCGTCGTTTTATGACGGAGGCGGCATCGGTGGTAAAGGGCGGTTTCGGGATGCCCGCCTTCTTTAACGACGAAGTAATCATACCCATGATGCTCGATATGGGATACAGCTTCGATGAAGCGCGGAATTATGCCGAGGTGGGCTGTGTCGAGCCCCAGACCGCGGGAACCACAGAGGGGTATTATCCCTCGGGGTTCATGAACCTGAGCAAGGTTCTGGAATTGACCCTTAACAATGGTACGAATCCCTTGACCGGAAACCGCATAGGGGTTCAGACCGGGAAGGATTTCGACAACTTCGCGGATTTCCACGAAGCTTACTTGACCCAGCTGGGATATTTTTGCGATCTCATGGCGGATGCCATAAACTGCATAGATTCCGTGCAGGGCAGGTATGTTCCCACGCCCTTCTGTTCCTGTTTTGTAGATGATTGCCTGGAATCCGGTACGGATGTTCGCAGAGGCGGTGCCCGGTATAACTTTTCCTCTCCCAATGTAGTAGCCCTGGCGAACGTTGCCGACGCGCTTATGGTACTGAAAGAGGCGGTCTTTAAAGAGAAAAAAGTATCCTACGGCAGCCTGCGTACAATTCTTCGGGATAATTATGATGGAAACGAAGTCCTGCGTCAGCGTTTTCTGAAAAACTATCCGAAATACGGAAACGACAATGACGAAGTGGATTCCTTCGCTCGGGATATAACACTATTCCTTGATAAGCGCTTTCGTAGACGGAAAAATGTCCGGGGGGGCTGCTTCTTTGTGGGACTCCAGAGCATCTCCGCCCACGCCCTGTTTGTGAACTCCCTGGGTGCTACCCCCGACGGCAGAAAGATGGAGACCCTTCTGGCCGACGGCGGCTGCTCACCAGCCCAGGGCAGGGACAGGCTGGGCCCCACGGCGATAGCCTGTTCCGTGGCGAAGATCGATCACTTCAAAGTCCCCAACGGAACCCTTTTGAACATAAAGCTCAATCCTTCACTTTTGGAGACAGCCGAAGGTATTCAGCATCTCATAACGCTTATCGAAAGCTATTTCACCATGAAGGGTCAGCATGTTCAGTTCAATGTGGTCAGTGCGGACGTACTGCGGGCGGCGCAGAAGTCTCCGGAGGAGTATGGCGATCTGGTGGTGCGGGTCGCCGGATTCAGCGTCTATTTTGTCTCCATAGACCGGATCCTGCAGGAGGATATTATCCAGCGCACGGAACAGTCTTCCTTCGGTTAA
- a CDS encoding glycyl-radical enzyme activating protein, giving the protein MEPAGMVFDIQRFSLHDGPGIRTLVFLKGCPLSCLWCCNPESQAVYPQIGYDRQKCISCNICMEACPFDAVSVDEQGQRRFAVKVCAECPDQPCADACPTGAIERFGRKMRVVEVVDRVRRDELFYRKSGGGVTLSGGEPLSQPEFSSAILRECKKLGYSTAVETCGYGRGEDLDRLAEVSDLFLFDIKHLDGEKHARFTGVDTGLILENFAHLSDRHSKIIIRVPLIPGFNNDRHTLEGISDFARQNHISDIHLLPYHRLGRSKYDRLSMPYAIEDVPRLTDGEIEEARRIVEEKGVRVILRG; this is encoded by the coding sequence ATGGAACCTGCGGGGATGGTTTTCGACATACAGCGATTTTCTCTACATGATGGTCCCGGAATACGGACCCTGGTTTTCCTGAAGGGCTGTCCTCTTTCCTGCCTGTGGTGCTGTAATCCTGAATCCCAGGCAGTCTATCCGCAGATCGGCTATGACCGGCAGAAGTGCATTTCCTGTAACATCTGCATGGAGGCCTGCCCCTTTGATGCTGTTTCTGTTGATGAACAGGGGCAACGACGCTTCGCGGTAAAAGTATGTGCCGAATGTCCGGATCAGCCCTGCGCCGATGCATGCCCCACCGGTGCCATCGAACGCTTCGGCAGGAAGATGCGGGTTGTGGAAGTTGTCGACCGGGTGAGAAGGGACGAACTCTTCTACAGAAAATCCGGCGGCGGCGTTACGCTTTCCGGAGGAGAGCCCCTGTCGCAACCGGAGTTCAGCAGCGCGATCCTGAGGGAGTGCAAAAAACTGGGGTATTCAACGGCCGTGGAAACCTGCGGATACGGCCGTGGTGAAGACCTGGACAGGCTGGCCGAGGTAAGCGATCTGTTTCTCTTCGATATCAAGCATCTGGACGGCGAAAAGCATGCACGGTTTACCGGAGTGGATACAGGCCTGATTCTGGAGAACTTCGCGCACCTCAGCGACAGGCACTCAAAGATTATCATACGGGTCCCCCTTATTCCGGGATTCAACAACGACAGGCATACCCTGGAGGGGATCTCTGATTTTGCCCGCCAAAATCACATTTCCGATATTCATCTGCTTCCCTATCACCGTCTTGGGAGGTCCAAGTATGACCGGCTTTCCATGCCGTATGCGATCGAGGATGTTCCCCGGCTCACTGACGGAGAGATAGAAGAGGCCAGGAGAATCGTGGAAGAAAAGGGAGTCAGGGTAATCCTGAGAGGTTAG
- a CDS encoding THUMP domain-containing class I SAM-dependent RNA methyltransferase, with product MALDKRIKRHIWAKEHRFLVTQVPQLRAVCAKEIREEGLALSEETEQGIYFTGRIEDAYRAHLMLRSASRIWLCLESFKAGAREELFRRATALPWELLLNPRIPLDISARVRHSRLEHEGETAETLTAAIQRRFSEAGGNSPKEKGAGDESPGQRLRVIVENNRVELRVDLSGEHLHKRGYRLRQGAAPLRETLAAGIILWALEIRRKRHPEAAWPERIHDPFCGSGTIPIEAEMLRLGIGPGAGREFLFMQQPHFRAAAFGHLRKKAAQPSGQPPACRVGGSDSSREMLEIARQNCAAAGLEIGFDYADALGASLDRIFSNGTLIICNPPYGERLAEGGVLLFRRIFARIQETGCSGVIILPRALEAKLPHDGFTRKLSFTNGGIPVSAVYLD from the coding sequence ATGGCGCTGGATAAACGTATAAAACGACACATCTGGGCAAAGGAACACCGCTTTCTGGTGACCCAGGTACCTCAGCTAAGAGCCGTCTGTGCCAAAGAGATACGGGAGGAAGGCCTTGCACTATCCGAGGAGACGGAGCAGGGGATCTATTTTACCGGCAGAATCGAGGATGCCTACCGGGCTCATCTGATGCTGCGCAGCGCCTCCAGGATCTGGCTCTGCCTTGAGAGTTTCAAGGCAGGTGCCAGGGAAGAGCTCTTCCGCAGGGCGACGGCCCTCCCCTGGGAACTCCTTCTCAACCCCCGGATACCCCTGGATATCTCCGCCCGGGTACGCCACAGCCGGCTGGAACACGAAGGGGAGACCGCCGAAACCCTGACGGCGGCAATACAGCGCCGCTTCAGTGAAGCGGGAGGGAATTCACCGAAGGAGAAAGGTGCCGGAGACGAGAGTCCCGGTCAGCGCCTCCGGGTAATTGTGGAGAACAACCGCGTGGAGCTGCGGGTCGACCTGAGCGGAGAACATCTGCACAAACGGGGATACCGGCTGCGGCAGGGAGCCGCCCCCTTACGGGAGACCCTGGCGGCGGGAATTATCCTGTGGGCCCTGGAGATCCGGCGGAAGAGGCACCCGGAAGCAGCCTGGCCGGAAAGGATCCATGATCCCTTCTGCGGCTCCGGAACCATCCCCATCGAGGCGGAGATGCTGCGCCTGGGAATCGGTCCCGGGGCAGGACGGGAGTTCCTCTTCATGCAGCAGCCCCACTTTCGTGCGGCCGCCTTCGGGCACCTCAGAAAAAAGGCTGCGCAGCCCTCCGGTCAGCCGCCGGCGTGCAGGGTCGGCGGCTCGGACTCCTCACGGGAAATGCTGGAGATTGCCCGGCAGAACTGTGCCGCGGCGGGACTGGAAATCGGATTCGATTACGCTGACGCCCTCGGCGCTTCTTTGGACAGGATATTTTCAAACGGAACCCTGATTATCTGCAATCCGCCCTACGGCGAGCGCCTGGCGGAAGGCGGGGTTCTGCTTTTTAGAAGGATTTTCGCCAGGATACAGGAGACGGGATGTTCCGGAGTTATTATCCTGCCCCGCGCCCTGGAAGCAAAGCTTCCCCATGACGGATTTACCCGGAAACTGAGCTTTACCAACGGGGGAATCCCGGTATCCGCGGTCTACCTGGACTGA
- a CDS encoding transglycosylase domain-containing protein: MSKRSLSGLLFLPWVCILAAALLAGLSLLLPFPELRELRSGPWSLRVEDRRGGLLQVLPVNDEGLRREYLPLDALPQYLLAIFIAGEDDRFFLHPGVDPAAAVRAAVSNLRAGGVVSGASTITMQLAGRAAPEGPGLGGKLREAWNALRIEARLSKGEILELWLNTLPMGSNVEGVASAAREYFSRNIQSLSPEESALLALIPRNPRRYDPRQGGSIEAAVNLLHRAGIVTDRKKLRAVTERGAAIGKTEPWPFRAPHFVRYVDGLPGINSKEAFVSSLDPEVQEILQGEISARVDSAGENRISNGAGLAISVETGEVLAWVGSADFFDTESQGQIDGVRIRRQPGSTIKPFLYALALEKGMTPATLLPDIPSAFGSEAVYLPENFSNTFHGPVRLRVALASSLNIPAVHTVVRTGVADFADWLLALGFDSLEDQRDSLGAGIALGNAEISLLELLSAFSVFQRDGLFLSSSVERELPGSSPRRVMSRETAFLIRDILSSESGRITGFGSGSILNTSYPAMFKTGTSNQFNNIWALGATEKVALGIWMGNFSGETVIGRPGSSIPAAAAVAVLTALQENPVYRVTEEPGSPPAGIVLVRICPLTGERAGPHCPGSLEEYFRTGTEPDTCGAHREDGIYMPSLYRSWGDERGLPWKYRMDQALRILSPADGAVFYLDPTLPGKSQVLSIEAEGQGELLLSINGSLQARGRDFVSLRFPLSPGTHRIGLEGADRRIESSFTVR; encoded by the coding sequence TTGAGTAAACGCTCCCTCTCCGGTCTGCTGTTTCTGCCCTGGGTCTGCATTCTTGCGGCAGCTCTGCTTGCAGGCCTCTCCCTGCTTCTTCCCTTCCCTGAACTCCGGGAGCTCCGCTCAGGCCCCTGGAGCCTGAGAGTGGAGGACCGGAGGGGCGGGCTCCTGCAGGTGCTGCCGGTCAATGATGAGGGGCTGCGGAGGGAATACCTGCCCCTGGATGCTTTGCCCCAGTATCTGCTTGCCATATTCATCGCGGGAGAGGACGACAGGTTTTTCCTGCATCCCGGGGTGGACCCGGCGGCGGCAGTCCGGGCGGCGGTCTCGAATCTACGTGCAGGAGGTGTTGTCTCCGGAGCTTCCACCATTACCATGCAGCTAGCCGGAAGAGCGGCTCCCGAAGGACCGGGGCTGGGGGGGAAACTTCGTGAAGCCTGGAATGCCCTGCGTATAGAGGCTCGATTGTCGAAAGGGGAAATCCTCGAGCTGTGGCTCAATACCCTGCCCATGGGGTCCAATGTTGAAGGCGTCGCCTCCGCCGCCAGGGAGTATTTTTCCCGGAATATTCAGAGCCTCAGCCCGGAAGAATCGGCTTTGCTGGCCCTCATCCCCCGGAATCCCCGGCGTTACGATCCCCGGCAGGGCGGCAGCATCGAGGCTGCCGTGAATCTGCTGCACCGGGCTGGAATTGTAACGGACCGGAAGAAGCTGAGAGCAGTTACCGAAAGAGGTGCAGCTATCGGGAAAACAGAGCCCTGGCCCTTTCGGGCGCCCCATTTTGTGCGCTATGTCGACGGCCTTCCTGGAATAAACAGCAAAGAAGCGTTTGTCAGCAGTCTTGACCCGGAGGTGCAGGAAATCCTTCAGGGAGAGATCTCCGCCAGGGTCGATTCCGCCGGAGAGAACCGGATAAGCAACGGCGCCGGACTCGCAATCTCCGTGGAGACCGGGGAGGTCCTGGCCTGGGTCGGTTCGGCTGATTTTTTCGACACCGAAAGCCAGGGGCAGATCGACGGAGTCCGGATCAGGCGTCAGCCGGGTTCGACCATCAAGCCCTTCCTCTACGCCCTTGCCCTGGAGAAGGGGATGACTCCCGCCACGCTCCTGCCGGATATCCCTTCAGCCTTCGGCAGCGAGGCCGTGTATCTTCCGGAGAACTTTTCCAATACCTTTCACGGTCCCGTGCGGCTGCGGGTAGCCCTGGCTTCGAGTCTGAATATACCCGCCGTCCATACTGTGGTGCGGACCGGCGTTGCGGATTTTGCAGACTGGCTCCTTGCCCTGGGTTTTGACTCCCTTGAGGACCAGAGGGATTCCCTGGGGGCAGGTATTGCCCTGGGAAACGCGGAGATCAGCCTGCTGGAACTGCTTAGCGCTTTCTCGGTTTTTCAGCGCGACGGGCTGTTTCTCTCCTCGTCGGTGGAACGGGAGCTCCCGGGATCTTCCCCACGAAGGGTGATGTCCCGGGAGACCGCCTTTCTGATCCGGGATATCCTCTCCTCCGAGTCGGGACGGATCACCGGCTTTGGTTCCGGCAGTATCCTGAATACTTCCTATCCCGCAATGTTTAAAACAGGGACGTCCAACCAGTTCAACAATATCTGGGCCCTGGGGGCCACGGAAAAGGTGGCCCTGGGGATCTGGATGGGGAATTTCTCCGGGGAGACGGTTATCGGTCGTCCCGGCAGCTCCATCCCCGCAGCAGCTGCGGTGGCTGTTCTGACGGCTCTGCAGGAAAATCCGGTCTACCGGGTAACGGAAGAACCCGGCTCTCCTCCCGCGGGGATTGTCCTGGTGAGGATCTGTCCCTTGACGGGAGAACGGGCCGGGCCTCACTGTCCCGGGAGCCTGGAGGAGTACTTCCGGACCGGCACCGAGCCGGATACCTGCGGCGCTCACCGGGAGGACGGAATCTACATGCCTTCGTTGTACCGGTCCTGGGGAGATGAACGGGGACTTCCCTGGAAGTACAGAATGGACCAGGCCCTGCGAATCCTTTCTCCCGCGGATGGGGCGGTATTTTATCTCGATCCCACTCTTCCGGGGAAAAGCCAGGTGCTGAGTATCGAGGCTGAGGGTCAGGGGGAGCTGCTTCTCAGTATAAACGGCAGCCTGCAGGCCAGGGGCAGAGACTTCGTTTCCCTTCGCTTCCCCTTGAGTCCGGGGACCCACCGGATAGGTTTGGAGGGGGCAGACAGACGGATTGAATCGAGTTTTACCGTCCGCTGA